The following coding sequences are from one Ruminococcus flavefaciens AE3010 window:
- a CDS encoding pyridoxal phosphate-dependent aminotransferase: protein MPELSNRTATFTDSVIRRMTRISNKYGAVNLSQGFPDFEPPREILDRLAEVTREDFHQYSITWGAQNFREALAEKQSRLMGRPIDPNGEIVVTCGSTEAMMAAMMSVTNPGDKVIVFSPFYENYGADTILSGAEPIYVPLIPPEFSFDADVLEAAFKQHPKALILCNPSNPCGKVFTLEELQIIADLAKKYDTFVITDEVYEHIVYAPHKHVYFASLPDMWERTISCSSLSKTYSITGWRLGYVIAPPNIIDTVKKVHDFLTVGAAAPLQEAAVTGLRFGDDYYKWLQDKYTEKRDLFLNGLDRIGIQHTVPQGAYYILLDISEFGYKSDLVFCEKLAEYVGVGAVPGSSFFKEPENRYIRFHYAKKNETLENALERLNDIRKKMPKE from the coding sequence ATGCCAGAGCTTTCAAACCGCACAGCCACCTTTACCGATTCCGTCATCAGACGTATGACGAGAATTTCCAATAAATACGGCGCAGTCAATCTCTCACAGGGCTTCCCCGACTTTGAGCCGCCGAGAGAGATACTGGACCGCCTTGCGGAAGTCACCCGTGAGGACTTCCACCAGTATTCCATAACATGGGGAGCTCAGAACTTCCGTGAAGCCCTTGCGGAAAAGCAGTCCCGCCTTATGGGACGTCCTATCGACCCCAACGGCGAGATAGTTGTCACCTGCGGAAGCACAGAAGCCATGATGGCTGCCATGATGTCCGTTACCAATCCCGGAGACAAGGTCATAGTGTTCTCGCCATTCTATGAGAACTACGGCGCAGATACCATACTTTCGGGCGCTGAGCCTATTTATGTCCCCCTTATACCGCCTGAGTTCAGCTTTGACGCAGACGTGCTTGAAGCCGCTTTCAAGCAGCACCCCAAGGCACTTATACTCTGCAATCCCTCCAACCCATGCGGTAAAGTTTTCACATTGGAAGAGCTGCAAATAATCGCAGACCTTGCCAAGAAGTACGACACATTCGTTATCACCGATGAGGTATATGAGCATATCGTCTATGCTCCCCACAAGCATGTTTACTTTGCAAGCCTGCCCGATATGTGGGAGAGAACTATCTCCTGCTCCTCACTGTCCAAGACCTACTCTATCACAGGCTGGCGTCTCGGATATGTCATAGCTCCGCCGAATATCATCGACACAGTGAAGAAAGTCCACGACTTCCTCACAGTAGGCGCTGCCGCACCGTTACAGGAGGCTGCCGTTACGGGACTTCGCTTCGGTGACGACTACTACAAGTGGTTACAGGACAAGTACACCGAGAAGCGTGACCTCTTCCTCAACGGTCTTGACCGCATAGGCATTCAGCATACCGTACCTCAGGGAGCTTACTACATACTCCTCGATATATCGGAGTTCGGCTATAAGAGCGACCTTGTGTTCTGCGAAAAGCTGGCTGAATATGTGGGCGTGGGAGCAGTACCCGGTTCAAGCTTCTTCAAGGAGCCCGAGAACCGCTATATCCGCTTCCACTATGCAAAGAAGAACGAAACTCTCGAAAATGCGCTGGAGCGTCTTAACGATATCAGGAAGAAAATGCCGAAGGAATAA